The Microbacterium sp. SORGH_AS_0862 genome has a segment encoding these proteins:
- a CDS encoding DoxX family protein, which yields MARRAKKPATRIPWIVMIPFAVSGVIHLVRPSVFTPIIPRALRRWDKALVIVSGVAELACAAGLAVPSTRVAAGRASAVVLAAVWPANAQMSVDLGRRAARRRTLKAWAAFAASLVRLPLQVPLIEQALGRSR from the coding sequence ATGGCACGCCGCGCGAAGAAGCCCGCAACCCGCATCCCATGGATCGTGATGATCCCGTTCGCGGTGTCGGGCGTCATCCACCTCGTGCGACCGAGCGTCTTCACGCCGATCATCCCTCGCGCGCTTCGACGGTGGGACAAGGCGCTGGTGATCGTCTCGGGCGTCGCCGAATTGGCGTGCGCGGCCGGCCTGGCTGTGCCGTCGACACGCGTGGCCGCAGGCCGCGCGAGCGCGGTGGTGCTCGCCGCGGTCTGGCCCGCCAATGCGCAGATGAGCGTCGATCTCGGCCGCCGGGCCGCTCGCCGGCGCACCCTGAAAGCGTGGGCCGCGTTCGCGGCGTCGCTCGTCCGTCTGCCGCTTCAGGTGCCCCTGATCGAGCAGGCGCTCGGTCGTTCGCGCTGA
- a CDS encoding nuclear transport factor 2 family protein, whose product MPLSRAVANHLVDNYLAALAAANIKAVLGLFADDSVVSSPLYGDLAANEFYPLLFADTAQSSLTLRKTLHDIDGADATVAFWFDFAWTLADGTPAPFTAVDVAELDATGRITHLHIVYDTHPIRAAWETQQKLSSTSD is encoded by the coding sequence ATGCCTCTTTCCCGCGCCGTCGCCAACCACCTTGTCGACAACTACCTCGCTGCTCTCGCTGCCGCCAACATCAAGGCGGTACTGGGTCTGTTCGCAGACGACAGCGTTGTCAGCTCCCCGCTGTACGGCGACCTGGCCGCGAACGAGTTTTACCCGCTGCTGTTCGCGGACACCGCTCAGTCCTCCCTCACCTTGCGCAAGACGCTTCACGACATCGACGGGGCAGACGCGACCGTCGCGTTCTGGTTCGACTTCGCCTGGACCCTTGCCGACGGAACGCCCGCCCCCTTCACCGCAGTCGACGTCGCCGAGCTCGACGCCACCGGCCGCATCACTCATCTGCACATCGTCTACGACACCCACCCGATCCGCGCGGCATGGGAAACCCAGCAGAAACTCAGCAGCACCTCCGACTGA
- a CDS encoding transporter substrate-binding domain-containing protein has product MSTLTRVRRLAPALAAGALTLSLLAGCSSGVSDAGAETETSEPIPTESVDQALHALLPESAQSSGILKVGAPYALKPSIFTDDAGEPEGISVDLSAALGQVLGVQFEWEETADPVTAIQSGNLDLSMGYLSDSPAREQVLTMVPQFQNTSTLLVPAGSTITDITSMCGKVLAVVSGSQQEKRANTVSSESCGSDPVQVTAFPSPKDALTQVQSGRADAYVAPRMILQGIVDTSGGAFAVTDANYPDYPFAMGVTKDNVDLAKALAGALQKLYDTGTYTQILQKWDVADIALETDQIGVNTGSTAAFPVNQ; this is encoded by the coding sequence ATGTCCACTCTGACTCGCGTGCGGCGGTTGGCTCCGGCCCTGGCCGCAGGCGCCCTGACCCTGTCCCTTCTTGCGGGCTGTTCGTCCGGCGTTTCTGACGCGGGCGCCGAAACCGAAACGTCCGAACCGATCCCGACCGAGTCCGTCGATCAGGCTCTGCATGCCTTGCTTCCTGAAAGCGCCCAGTCGTCCGGCATCCTCAAGGTCGGGGCACCTTACGCGCTCAAGCCGTCGATCTTCACGGACGACGCAGGTGAGCCCGAGGGCATCAGCGTCGATCTCAGCGCCGCCCTGGGCCAGGTGCTCGGTGTGCAGTTCGAGTGGGAGGAGACGGCCGACCCCGTGACCGCGATACAGTCTGGCAACCTCGATCTGTCGATGGGCTACCTGTCGGACAGCCCTGCTCGTGAGCAGGTGCTGACGATGGTGCCGCAGTTCCAGAACACATCCACGCTTCTGGTGCCGGCCGGGTCGACGATCACCGACATCACGAGCATGTGCGGCAAGGTCCTCGCCGTGGTGTCCGGGAGTCAGCAAGAGAAGCGCGCGAACACGGTCAGCTCGGAGTCGTGCGGGTCCGATCCCGTCCAGGTGACCGCGTTCCCCTCCCCCAAGGACGCGCTCACGCAGGTGCAGTCCGGCCGTGCGGACGCATATGTCGCTCCCCGGATGATCTTGCAGGGGATCGTGGACACCTCCGGAGGAGCGTTTGCTGTGACCGACGCGAACTATCCCGACTACCCATTCGCCATGGGCGTGACCAAGGACAACGTCGACCTCGCGAAGGCTCTCGCGGGCGCGCTTCAGAAGTTGTACGACACCGGCACGTACACCCAGATCCTTCAGAAGTGGGATGTCGCCGACATAGCGCTGGAGACCGACCAGATCGGGGTGAACACCGGGTCGACCGCCGCGTTCCCCGTCAACCAGTAA